Proteins co-encoded in one Podospora pseudoanserina strain CBS 124.78 chromosome 7 map unlocalized CBS124.78p_7, whole genome shotgun sequence genomic window:
- a CDS encoding uncharacterized protein (COG:S; EggNog:ENOG503NYU5), whose product MSVRLGTPETQPLLISVTDEGHHYHTCLPATSDSPADSADEDDAFLGSHNHHNRGNDEPIIIDFDPSGDPENPLEWPTPFKWAIVFILAFMAFTVTMTCISLVPLATEIVADLSPPGSTPSKSSSVLLVTIWELGEAAGPLFIAPLSEMYGRYPVMNVCNIIFILATIMTATSQSVTSLVVARMLTGCVVAGNVLNPAIVGDMFISEQRGSPVSLVYLAPLVGGAVAPLIGSALAEMIGWRKVIWMTAGLASLGELMFLLCFRETYKVAILRKRAKRWGKGYKTAVDYEEEVKLRVEGEQKGLAGQQGVWKKLGDAVMRPAHVLFGSGVLMAMSLFGAVVFAFYYVMSTTLADILQDVYGLSPMAVGSCYASFTIGSTVSVLLCNHCLDRIYIRMRHTHKGVGKPEFRLPLTIIGAFALPVAVAAYGWIPEWKLPLLLLLFSVSLLGSCLMLAMIPLMTYIVDAFGIYSASALTGVMVTRCLCGTFLPLTTAPLMERFGYGWAFSILAGGTLMLAPIPILMMRYGSKWRQRSKYSREQ is encoded by the exons ATGAGCGTACGCCTCGGAACCCCGGAAACTCAACCTCTACTCATCAGTGTGACGGACGAAGGTCACCATTATCACACCTGTCTACCTGCTACGTCGGACTCACCTGCCGATTCCGCCGACGAAGATGACGCCTTCCTCGGGTCTCATAACCATCACAACAGGGGCAACGATGAGCCGATAATCATCGATTTTGATCCCTCTGGGGACCCAGAAAACCCGCTGGAATGGCCGACACCGTTCAAATGGGCTATTGTGTTCATCCTGGCCTTTATGGCTTTTACTGT CACAATGACTTGCATTTCACTCGTCCCTCTGGCGACCGAGATTGTCGCAGACCTTTCGCCGCCAGGAAGCACGCCCAGCAAATCATCTTCTGTCCTTCTCGTGACGATCTGGGAGCTGGGCGAAGCCGCTGGCCCGCTGTTCATCGCACCGCTCTCGGAAATGTACGGCCGGTACCCGGTCATGAACGTCTGCAACATCATTTTCATCCTGGCCACCATCATGACGGCCACCTCGCAGTCTGTCACGAGCTTGGTTGTTGCGCGGATGCTAACGGGGTGTGTGGTTGCTGGCAACGTGCTTAACCCGGCCATTGTGGGCGACATGTTCATTTCTGAGCAGAGAGGAAGTCCCGTGTCGTTGGTTTATCTGGCGCCGCTTGTGGGCGGAGCGGTAGCCCCGTTGATTGGCAGTGCGCTTGCTGAGATGATCgggtggaggaaggtgatTTGGATGACAGCTGGACTGGCGTCGCTGGGGGAACTCATGTTCCTGTTGTGCTTCAGGGAGACATACAAGGTGGCCATTTTGAGGAAACGGGCAAAGAGATGGGGCAAGGGGTACAAGACAGCGGTGGATTACGAAGAAGAAGTTAAGCTCAGGGTCGAAGGAGAACAGAAAGGACTCGCTGGCCAACAGGGGGTGTGGAAGAAGCTAGGTGATGCGGTCATGAGGCCGGCCCATGTTCTTTTCGGGAGCGGTGTGCTGATGGCCATGAGCTTGTTTGGAGCGGTGGTTTTTGCGTTTTATTATGTGATGAGCACCACGCTGGCGGATATTTTGCAGGATGTGTATGGGTTGTCACCGATGGCGGTTGGGAGCTGCTATGCCAGTTTCA CAATTGGATCTACAGTCAGTGTCCTGCTATGCAATCACTGCCTTGACAGAATTTACATCCGCATGCGACACACCCACAAGGGAGTTGGCAAGCCGGAATTCCGCCTTCCATTGACCATCATTGGAGCTTTTGCTCTCCCCGTCGCGGTGGCAGCTTACGGCTGGATCCCCGAGTGGAagctccctcttctcttgtTGCTCTTTTCAGTCAGCTTGCTCGGCAGTTGCCTCATGCTGGCCATGATCCCCCTCATGACATACATTGTCGACGCTTTTGGCATATACTCGGCCTCGGCGCTGACAGGAGTCATGGTGACGAGGTGTCTCTGTGGCACCTTCCTTCCTCTTACGACGGCTCcgttgatggagaggtttgggTACGGGTGGGCTTTCAGCATCCTGGCGGGTGGCACTCTAATGCTGGCGCCCATCCCgattttgatgatgagataTGGCTCAAAGTGGCGGCAGCGCTCAAAGTACAGCCGTGAACAGTGA